In Corynebacterium matruchotii, a single genomic region encodes these proteins:
- a CDS encoding DUF6531 domain-containing protein, which translates to MPVLPLKPFLAYKESEFKIGGNTAEVFDFARRWKTFADNALTCASNLRSINDGGFLGSEGDRYKQLINSDFPSHLTTTGEAHNGVSTAVHQYAEALTTAQTQMNTLITTASVNHAAVQTAVANYNACEINLARAVVTAQAATTTAAATAVVPGVNVATASAAATAQTDLTAAQTAFEAAKTEHTRATTTFNADVTTASTIKSTLSTAVNSAVTSIRSQAKKRFEENPGWLEEKWNDFKDWVSEHADVLSMISDVLQTIGGLLMMIPFPIFTAIGAALLVVGVGLKAILALTGNCSLLEFAFDVATCVPGGKALKALKAGGTALKGAKPAKAISKASSTASKASKASSTASKASKASNAASKGEKSAQKASKTASRGNSCKSPGGEPIDMATGEMINFVTDVHIDGMLPMVVDRNNSSDLDTSMVFGPGWNTSLDTRIEVCPDKILMMSPDGAILEFPPAPADGAEVVANGRPWRLSFVDGAYRVRNIQEGITWVFAVTGSEFGDRRPDAPIQDFNVTGDAPKNVVHQVEDTEVSNSFVNVLSPGSVADAFGLSVEIRLSSIVHHSGAWIEYDYEQTTGHLVSMRRSDGTTLEFKWHNRVHRLLSIWVKNEETHPDEEPMRLASYNYDGKGRLLKVINSAAGALRYYYDDADRPCRWTDRNGYSYYYRFDDQGRVVSQVGSGGMFPNVVIWLPDTGDDAPEDGTVCVILECAGEFHGDPAEIGDSCINEYFDRLENLPLANLLREKGLVGAGLTGRGRTSARDDETWTIPEELLHDEFLGDIRPTVYRSTPAGDVWRIVTAEGIVTDWDHDQHHQITRQMTNTGVVTVLERDEYGTITQIDYGDGTTETIVPGAWGEPVRVIGRDGLTTEYEVDPAGFVTAVTDPAGIRLEYEYEWRATGLVPLAMIDPQGLVQVTECDNAGRPLVSVDPAGRRSSVIRDVRGFIVETIDPVGNVTKVEYSPEGWATKIINPDGSERSASYDGEGNQITATNEAGVTTTAKYTVFDKVSEIVAADGGVTRYTYNTQMEPITVTNADGHAWRFEYDWDGEVIKETDYNGLVTETRRSRDGLRADIINGEGIVTTHYDAFGRLTEVHEIDDVVRFTRDKLGEITQVSNKWSTVDYQHDEYGRTISETTTLYSGEQTTINLSHNPNGVIDSVSHVLPDERVISEKTRFSEGGDVCELAYSLDGKEVAVAGLGVDALGRRSWITVDSTVRKLKFDKRSRVVSETMVKLGGEAATTSIVDRAFSWRVDDVLEQVKDAVRDTTTDYVVDSLGRITSVTHVDAARDQKPSESYGFSRAGMLTKLHPDTSAKWADDVDLYGGTMPRQIGRTTFTYDKAGRVTQTVTKRLSKKPLVKHFYYGSGTQPVGYEDSDHPGVGWRYLYDGLDRRVGKEQIDTVTGDVLSRTVFMHQGNRLFGEQRTVNAHEPRLVGSGKLWPVDSWTGDVMGQIEIAASSGPVDGWSQDQVDAVFYAMISDFAGAPRELVDVTTGGIVGYSKQSLFGKRTWFGEKSSPLLFAGQYEDAESGWVYNRFRYYNAAFGMYNAQDPLGVGPNLASAQAYVDNPTTWVDVYGLSHSQPSKKAQQLAQNRAQGKKAEADVRKVMQEELDAANKADPAGAGKRGIGEQVAMKTSDGSPTRPDFTITNGQNQYKVFEVKSGNAGLSNGQTAMQRDLSSGKPVEVRATSRGEGIGLSQGDKFTGTYSVVRPDQPGALNNLRQTLQQFWSPPAK; encoded by the coding sequence GTGCCGGTTCTCCCACTTAAGCCCTTCCTGGCATACAAAGAAAGCGAATTCAAGATCGGCGGGAACACCGCTGAAGTGTTTGATTTCGCCCGACGGTGGAAAACCTTTGCCGATAATGCGCTCACCTGCGCTAGCAACCTGCGTTCCATTAACGACGGCGGCTTCCTCGGCAGCGAAGGCGACAGGTATAAGCAGCTGATTAACAGCGACTTTCCGTCACACTTGACGACGACCGGGGAGGCCCACAACGGCGTGAGCACGGCCGTGCACCAATACGCCGAAGCCCTCACCACGGCGCAAACCCAGATGAATACGCTCATCACGACTGCCTCGGTGAACCACGCCGCAGTGCAGACCGCGGTCGCTAACTACAACGCGTGCGAAATCAACCTGGCCCGCGCCGTAGTGACCGCCCAAGCCGCCACCACGACGGCGGCCGCCACCGCGGTGGTTCCCGGCGTGAACGTGGCCACCGCCAGTGCCGCCGCAACGGCGCAAACCGACCTGACCGCAGCCCAAACCGCTTTTGAAGCCGCCAAGACCGAGCACACCCGGGCCACCACCACCTTCAACGCCGATGTGACTACGGCCTCAACCATTAAATCCACCCTGAGCACCGCAGTGAATTCGGCCGTGACCTCTATCCGGTCGCAGGCCAAGAAACGTTTCGAAGAAAACCCCGGCTGGTTAGAGGAAAAATGGAACGACTTCAAAGACTGGGTGAGTGAACACGCCGACGTTCTGAGCATGATCTCCGATGTATTGCAAACGATCGGTGGATTGCTCATGATGATCCCGTTCCCGATCTTTACCGCTATTGGCGCCGCTCTTCTTGTCGTGGGCGTGGGCTTAAAAGCCATATTGGCGCTGACCGGTAATTGCTCATTGCTTGAGTTTGCCTTCGACGTAGCAACATGCGTTCCGGGTGGAAAGGCGCTTAAAGCATTGAAAGCGGGAGGGACTGCGCTTAAGGGGGCAAAACCAGCAAAAGCAATATCTAAAGCATCAAGCACGGCATCAAAAGCATCCAAGGCATCGAGCACAGCATCTAAGGCGTCTAAGGCATCGAATGCGGCATCTAAAGGGGAGAAGTCCGCACAGAAGGCATCGAAGACTGCTTCCCGAGGTAATTCATGCAAATCTCCTGGTGGAGAGCCAATCGATATGGCAACCGGTGAGATGATTAACTTTGTCACCGATGTGCATATTGATGGCATGTTGCCGATGGTGGTGGACCGGAATAATAGTTCTGATTTGGATACGAGTATGGTGTTCGGTCCTGGGTGGAACACGTCGTTGGATACGCGCATTGAAGTCTGCCCCGATAAGATTCTAATGATGTCCCCCGATGGGGCCATCCTAGAATTCCCGCCGGCACCGGCAGATGGTGCTGAGGTGGTGGCGAATGGTCGTCCGTGGCGGTTGTCGTTTGTGGATGGTGCGTATCGGGTGCGGAATATTCAGGAGGGTATTACTTGGGTATTTGCAGTTACGGGTAGTGAGTTTGGGGATCGGCGCCCTGATGCCCCCATCCAAGACTTCAACGTCACTGGCGATGCGCCAAAGAACGTTGTCCACCAGGTTGAAGACACCGAAGTATCCAACTCGTTTGTGAATGTGTTGTCACCGGGTTCGGTGGCGGATGCGTTTGGCCTCAGCGTGGAGATTCGTCTTTCCTCGATTGTTCATCATTCTGGTGCGTGGATCGAATACGACTATGAGCAAACCACGGGTCACCTGGTATCCATGCGACGGAGTGATGGCACTACTCTGGAATTCAAATGGCATAACCGAGTCCACCGCCTGCTATCCATTTGGGTGAAAAACGAGGAAACTCATCCAGATGAGGAGCCGATGCGGCTCGCATCCTACAACTATGATGGCAAGGGTCGACTCCTGAAGGTAATTAATTCTGCTGCTGGGGCGCTGCGTTATTACTACGATGATGCGGACCGTCCTTGCCGGTGGACGGATCGGAATGGTTACTCTTACTATTATCGGTTCGATGACCAGGGCCGGGTGGTATCCCAGGTGGGGTCCGGCGGCATGTTCCCGAATGTTGTCATCTGGTTGCCGGATACCGGGGATGACGCGCCAGAAGACGGCACAGTGTGCGTCATCTTGGAGTGCGCGGGTGAGTTCCATGGGGATCCCGCGGAGATTGGTGACTCGTGCATTAATGAATACTTCGATCGGTTAGAGAATTTGCCTTTGGCCAACCTCCTGCGTGAAAAAGGGTTAGTTGGTGCCGGTTTGACCGGCCGGGGCCGGACGAGTGCGCGGGATGATGAGACCTGGACTATTCCGGAAGAATTGCTTCACGACGAGTTCCTGGGAGACATTCGCCCCACGGTGTACCGATCGACGCCTGCGGGAGATGTGTGGCGGATCGTCACTGCGGAGGGCATAGTCACGGATTGGGATCACGACCAACATCACCAGATCACTCGTCAAATGACAAATACCGGTGTAGTGACTGTTCTTGAACGTGATGAATACGGAACCATTACCCAGATTGATTACGGTGATGGGACAACAGAAACTATTGTTCCTGGTGCGTGGGGTGAACCTGTCAGGGTTATTGGTCGGGATGGGCTTACCACTGAGTATGAGGTTGATCCTGCTGGGTTTGTGACGGCAGTAACAGATCCTGCTGGTATTCGGTTGGAGTATGAATACGAGTGGCGGGCAACAGGATTGGTACCGTTAGCGATGATTGATCCTCAGGGGTTAGTGCAGGTCACGGAGTGCGATAACGCCGGTCGGCCGCTGGTATCGGTGGATCCCGCAGGCAGGCGCTCTTCCGTGATTCGAGATGTTCGCGGCTTTATCGTTGAAACCATTGACCCTGTCGGTAATGTGACCAAGGTGGAATATTCCCCAGAAGGATGGGCCACAAAGATTATTAACCCGGATGGGAGTGAACGGTCTGCTTCCTATGACGGGGAAGGTAACCAGATTACGGCTACTAACGAAGCAGGCGTGACGACTACAGCAAAATATACAGTGTTTGATAAGGTTAGTGAGATTGTTGCTGCTGATGGTGGGGTGACTCGGTACACGTACAACACACAGATGGAGCCCATCACGGTGACGAATGCGGATGGGCATGCATGGCGGTTTGAATATGATTGGGACGGGGAGGTCATCAAAGAGACCGATTATAACGGTCTTGTGACTGAGACCCGCAGGTCACGGGATGGTTTGCGTGCAGACATTATTAATGGGGAAGGAATCGTTACTACCCATTATGATGCTTTCGGCCGTTTAACCGAAGTACATGAGATTGATGATGTGGTGCGGTTTACCCGAGACAAGTTGGGGGAGATTACCCAGGTGTCAAATAAGTGGTCAACCGTTGATTATCAGCATGATGAGTATGGGCGGACCATTTCAGAAACAACAACCCTATATTCCGGGGAACAGACAACGATTAACCTGTCCCATAATCCGAATGGCGTCATTGATTCGGTTTCGCATGTGCTGCCTGATGAGCGGGTAATTTCCGAGAAAACCCGGTTTAGTGAGGGGGGAGATGTATGCGAACTAGCATATTCTCTCGATGGTAAAGAGGTAGCGGTTGCCGGATTAGGCGTTGATGCTCTTGGCCGCAGGTCGTGGATTACTGTGGATTCCACAGTTCGCAAGCTCAAGTTTGATAAGCGAAGCCGGGTTGTCTCGGAAACCATGGTGAAGCTCGGCGGGGAAGCCGCGACAACAAGCATCGTTGATCGGGCGTTTTCGTGGCGTGTGGATGATGTGTTGGAACAGGTAAAAGACGCAGTTCGGGATACCACAACAGATTATGTGGTGGATTCTTTGGGGCGGATTACCAGTGTGACGCATGTGGATGCTGCGCGGGATCAGAAACCATCGGAGTCGTATGGGTTTAGTCGGGCTGGTATGTTGACGAAACTTCATCCTGATACTTCTGCTAAGTGGGCTGATGATGTGGATTTGTATGGTGGTACGATGCCGCGGCAAATCGGTCGGACTACGTTTACTTATGATAAGGCTGGTCGTGTGACGCAGACGGTGACGAAGCGGTTGTCGAAGAAGCCGTTGGTGAAGCATTTCTATTATGGTTCCGGCACCCAGCCAGTAGGTTATGAGGATTCGGATCACCCTGGTGTTGGTTGGCGGTATTTGTATGATGGCCTGGACCGTCGGGTTGGTAAGGAACAGATTGATACTGTTACGGGGGATGTGCTGAGCCGTACGGTGTTTATGCATCAGGGGAACCGGCTTTTCGGCGAGCAACGCACAGTGAATGCGCATGAACCGCGTTTGGTGGGCTCAGGCAAGTTGTGGCCTGTTGACTCATGGACTGGTGATGTAATGGGCCAGATTGAGATTGCTGCTTCGAGTGGCCCTGTTGATGGTTGGTCGCAGGATCAGGTGGATGCGGTGTTTTACGCGATGATCAGTGATTTTGCTGGTGCGCCGAGGGAGCTTGTCGACGTTACTACTGGTGGGATTGTTGGTTATAGTAAGCAATCACTGTTCGGGAAACGCACTTGGTTTGGTGAGAAGTCTTCGCCATTGTTGTTTGCTGGCCAGTATGAGGATGCTGAGTCGGGGTGGGTGTATAACCGGTTCCGGTACTATAATGCTGCGTTTGGCATGTATAACGCACAGGATCCGTTGGGTGTTGGACCGAATTTGGCTAGCGCGCAAGCGTATGTGGATAATCCTACTACCTGGGTCGATGTTTATGGTTTAAGCCACTCGCAACCGAGTAAAAAAGCTCAACAACTTGCGCAGAACCGGGCGCAAGGGAAGAAAGCTGAGGCTGATGTTCGCAAAGTCATGCAGGAAGAACTTGATGCAGCCAATAAAGCGGATCCAGCTGGTGCCGGAAAGCGAGGTATTGGCGAACAAGTTGCAATGAAGACATCAGATGGCAGCCCTACTCGCCCAGATTTCACAATAACTAACGGGCAGAATCAATATAAGGTGTTTGAGGTTAAGAGCGGAAACGCTGGTCTCTCTAATGGTCAAACAGCTATGCAGCGGGATCTCAGTAGCGGTAAGCCTGTGGAGGTCCGTGCTACCTCCCGCGGTGAAGGTATTGGTCTTTCCCAAGGAGATAAGTTCACAGGTACTTATAGCGTAGTGCGGCCTGATCAACCCGGGGCGCTTAATAACCTGCGCCAAACATTGCAGCAATTCTGGAGCCCCCCGGCCAAATAG